In Campylobacter mucosalis, a single window of DNA contains:
- the ilvD gene encoding dihydroxy-acid dehydratase — MRSDIIKKGYTRTPHRSLLRATGLSDADFDKPFIGIANSFIEIIPGHFFLNKYAEILKDEIRKNGCVPFEFNAIGVDDGIAMGHGGMLYSLPSREIIANSIETVMNAHALDALVCMPNCDKIVPGMIMGALRVNVPTIFVSGGPMKKGYTDKGEPIDLATAFEAVGKFENKQISERELKNIECNACPSGGSCSGMFTANSMNTLCEAMGIALSGNGTILALTPEREELVRRAGRRICEIALDERFKIRNILNADAVQNALVVDMAMGGSSNTVLHMLAIAREAGVNLQVGDLNKISQNIAHIAKISPSLPNVHMEDVGRAGGMNAVIKEISRRDNGLLRLDNLTISGENLGERVGASQIKDESIIHKVENAYSKVGGLAILFGNLAEQGCVIKTAGIVGERKFRGKAVCFNSQDEAIAGISGGKVAKGDVVVIRYEGPRGGPGMQEMLSPTSLIMGKGLGADVALITDGRFSGATRGLSIGHVSPEAAEGGMIGLLKDGDIIEIDVDSYSINVLLSDDEISRRKAEFKPLDKPLNSRWLRQYRKLVTNASNGAILEA; from the coding sequence ATGAGAAGTGACATCATAAAAAAGGGCTACACACGCACACCGCATCGCTCGCTTTTAAGGGCGACTGGGCTAAGCGACGCTGACTTTGATAAGCCATTTATCGGCATTGCAAATAGTTTTATTGAGATTATCCCCGGGCATTTTTTCTTAAATAAATACGCTGAAATTTTAAAAGATGAGATCCGTAAAAATGGCTGTGTGCCGTTTGAGTTTAACGCCATTGGCGTTGATGATGGCATTGCGATGGGGCACGGCGGTATGCTTTACTCTCTGCCAAGTCGCGAGATTATTGCAAATTCTATTGAAACCGTGATGAACGCACACGCACTTGACGCACTCGTTTGTATGCCAAACTGCGATAAAATCGTACCCGGTATGATAATGGGTGCTTTGCGTGTTAATGTGCCGACCATATTTGTAAGTGGGGGTCCGATGAAAAAGGGCTACACCGACAAGGGCGAGCCGATCGATTTAGCCACGGCGTTTGAGGCGGTTGGCAAATTTGAAAATAAGCAAATCAGCGAACGTGAGCTAAAAAACATAGAGTGTAACGCCTGTCCAAGTGGCGGTAGTTGTTCTGGCATGTTTACTGCAAATTCAATGAATACGCTTTGTGAGGCTATGGGTATAGCGCTTAGTGGCAACGGCACTATTTTAGCACTCACACCTGAGCGTGAAGAGCTAGTGCGTCGCGCTGGGCGTAGGATTTGTGAAATCGCACTTGATGAGCGGTTTAAAATTCGCAACATCTTAAACGCTGACGCGGTGCAAAACGCACTTGTTGTTGATATGGCAATGGGTGGTAGCTCAAACACCGTGCTTCATATGTTAGCCATTGCACGTGAAGCTGGGGTAAATTTGCAAGTTGGCGATCTAAATAAAATCAGCCAAAACATCGCTCACATCGCTAAAATCAGCCCAAGTCTGCCAAATGTACATATGGAGGACGTTGGCAGAGCCGGTGGTATGAATGCCGTGATAAAAGAGATTTCACGCCGTGATAATGGGCTTTTAAGACTAGATAATTTAACAATTAGTGGCGAAAATTTGGGCGAGCGCGTAGGAGCTAGCCAGATAAAAGATGAAAGCATTATTCATAAGGTAGAAAATGCTTACTCAAAGGTCGGCGGACTTGCGATTTTGTTTGGCAATCTAGCCGAGCAAGGGTGTGTTATAAAAACAGCTGGGATTGTCGGAGAGCGAAAATTTAGGGGCAAAGCGGTTTGCTTTAATAGCCAAGATGAGGCGATAGCTGGAATTTCAGGTGGCAAGGTTGCAAAGGGCGACGTGGTCGTAATCCGCTACGAAGGACCACGTGGGGGTCCTGGTATGCAAGAGATGTTAAGCCCGACATCGCTAATAATGGGCAAGGGGCTTGGTGCGGACGTAGCGTTAATCACGGACGGACGCTTCTCAGGTGCAACAAGGGGGCTAAGCATCGGACACGTAAGCCCAGAAGCGGCTGAGGGCGGTATGATAGGACTTTTAAAGGATGGCGATATAATTGAGATTGACGTGGATAGCTACTCAATAAACGTGCTTTTGAGTGATGATGAAATTTCACGCCGAAAAGCTGAGTTTAAACCACTTGATAAGCCGTTAAATTCTCGTTGGCTACGCCAATACCGAAAGCTCGTGACAAATGCAAGCAATGGAGCGATTTTGGAGGCGTAA
- a CDS encoding HP0495 family protein, giving the protein MANIFDLNDKKPDIKYPIFWEYKVILDSKDDINLIVKSIVGDREHKVEFSNFSKDKKYASYSVNVFVLGDEERLEIFSALKHSAKYVL; this is encoded by the coding sequence GTGGCGAATATATTCGATCTAAATGATAAAAAACCAGACATAAAATACCCCATATTTTGGGAGTATAAAGTCATACTTGACTCTAAAGATGATATAAATTTGATCGTAAAAAGCATAGTTGGCGATAGGGAGCATAAAGTAGAGTTTTCAAATTTCAGCAAAGACAAAAAATATGCAAGTTACAGCGTAAATGTGTTTGTTTTGGGCGACGAGGAGAGGCTTGAGATATTTTCGGCACTAAAACATAGTGCAAAGTATGTTTTATGA
- the moaC gene encoding cyclic pyranopterin monophosphate synthase MoaC: MLTHIDEKNRPKMVDVSPKDDTLRIATASGVITMSKEAFSAVKENTGKKGPVLQTAVVAAIMGSKKTSELIPMCHPLNILGVDCDIEELADKFAFKLYVSVKIKGKTGVEMEALTGVSVGLLTIYDMIKAIDKSMVISDITLESKSGGKSGEYIRSK, encoded by the coding sequence ATGCTAACACATATCGATGAGAAAAATCGTCCAAAAATGGTCGATGTAAGCCCAAAAGATGACACTTTGCGTATCGCTACTGCAAGTGGCGTGATAACGATGAGCAAAGAGGCATTTAGTGCCGTTAAAGAAAATACTGGCAAAAAAGGTCCAGTTTTGCAAACCGCAGTGGTTGCTGCGATAATGGGCTCTAAAAAAACAAGTGAGCTAATACCGATGTGCCACCCGCTAAATATACTAGGCGTGGATTGTGACATAGAGGAGTTGGCTGATAAATTTGCATTTAAATTATACGTAAGTGTAAAAATCAAGGGCAAAACCGGCGTTGAGATGGAGGCATTAACGGGCGTTAGCGTGGGACTTTTAACTATTTATGATATGATAAAAGCTATTGATAAAAGTATGGTGATAAGCGATATCACGCTTGAGAGCAAAAGTGGAGGTAAAAGTGGCGAATATATTCGATCTAAATGA
- a CDS encoding SulP family inorganic anion transporter — translation MEIIVGFKGDITGGLTAGIIALPLALAFGIASGLGASAGVWGAIVLGFFAAVFGGTKMQISGPTGPMTVVSAAIVFKFAGDTSSVMAVFALAGLFQILFGILRLGKFIKFIPYSVVSGFMNGIGVIIILLQINPLLGLKGVDSTIMAIKTLPESILNFNQNAVILGFLTIVILYLSPKRLSSLVPTPLLALLIITPICFLFKIDVATIGAIPTGFAQFVMPKFDLVNLNSIVTYAFILAVLGTIDSLLTSIVADSITKTKHSSNQELIGQGIGNTLVGFVGGIPGAGATMRTVANIKAGGTGRLSGMTHSLFLLLAVLIFAPIISYVPLAVLAGILIKVGFDILDYRLLRRIKFIPKKDICVMIVVFLLTVFVDLIFAVGVGVVLAWFLYFIRVSKEKKRFDIKILDKDDAKFVQIIGPMFFANSSKIVQNLTPNKNHKQLTIDCSKATFMDITFVYALEDFIGSVDKNNTKVDVIIDDEIFSGRAINELKHLLRDNISTKENILNDTEIKLEYD, via the coding sequence TTGGAGATTATCGTGGGTTTTAAGGGCGATATTACGGGCGGTTTGACTGCTGGTATCATAGCTTTGCCTTTGGCACTGGCGTTTGGTATAGCAAGCGGACTTGGAGCTAGTGCCGGTGTATGGGGTGCGATAGTTCTTGGGTTTTTTGCTGCTGTTTTTGGTGGCACAAAGATGCAAATTTCAGGACCCACTGGTCCTATGACTGTTGTTAGTGCGGCGATTGTATTTAAATTTGCAGGAGATACTAGCTCGGTAATGGCTGTGTTTGCTTTGGCTGGGCTGTTTCAAATTTTATTTGGAATTTTGCGTCTTGGAAAATTTATAAAATTTATCCCATATTCTGTGGTGTCTGGATTTATGAACGGCATTGGTGTGATTATTATCTTACTTCAGATAAATCCACTTTTAGGGCTTAAGGGGGTAGATAGCACGATAATGGCTATAAAAACTCTGCCTGAAAGCATTTTAAATTTTAACCAAAATGCCGTTATTTTAGGCTTTTTAACAATAGTGATATTATATCTAAGCCCAAAACGACTATCATCGCTCGTGCCCACACCACTTCTTGCACTACTTATTATTACGCCGATATGTTTTTTGTTTAAGATAGATGTAGCTACTATCGGTGCTATACCGACTGGTTTTGCTCAGTTTGTTATGCCTAAATTTGATTTAGTAAACCTAAACTCAATCGTGACATACGCGTTTATTTTGGCTGTGCTTGGCACTATAGACTCGCTTTTGACATCTATCGTTGCTGACTCGATTACAAAGACAAAACACTCATCAAATCAAGAGCTCATCGGTCAAGGCATCGGAAACACCTTAGTAGGCTTTGTAGGGGGCATACCTGGTGCTGGTGCTACTATGAGAACAGTTGCAAATATAAAAGCAGGAGGCACTGGTAGGCTCTCTGGTATGACGCACTCGCTGTTTTTGTTGCTTGCGGTATTGATCTTTGCACCAATTATATCGTATGTCCCACTTGCGGTTTTGGCGGGAATTTTAATAAAAGTTGGTTTTGATATACTTGATTATCGTTTGCTTAGAAGGATTAAATTTATCCCTAAAAAAGACATTTGTGTGATGATTGTTGTGTTTTTGCTAACTGTTTTTGTTGATCTGATTTTTGCGGTTGGCGTTGGCGTTGTTCTTGCTTGGTTTTTATATTTTATTCGCGTTTCAAAGGAAAAAAAGAGATTTGACATTAAAATTTTAGACAAAGATGATGCTAAATTTGTTCAGATTATCGGACCTATGTTTTTTGCAAATAGCTCAAAAATCGTCCAAAATTTAACGCCAAATAAAAATCATAAACAGCTTACTATCGACTGCTCGAAGGCGACTTTTATGGATATTACCTTTGTTTATGCTTTGGAGGATTTTATTGGAAGTGTGGATAAAAATAATACAAAAGTAGATGTTATAATTGATGATGAAATTTTCTCAGGACGTGCTATTAACGAGCTAAAACATCTGCTAAGAGATAATATATCAACAAAAGAGAACATACTAAACGATACAGAGATAAAACTCGAATATGATTAA
- a CDS encoding flagellar hook-basal body complex protein, with protein MIRGFYNGVSGIKTQSFGMDVWANNISNINNAGFRASTPEFKSIFYQSMVSAGNNPTTDQVGLGSVKQTTALKMTDGSYQNTDNKFDFAIHGDGFFGVKDRYGQTYYTRAGNFDVDSAGNLVDMSGNFVQGTIKPITPTTPSDRALSLYGKTSSGTSQAYTINDLSPLKLGSESSQQNIVLPNFLYQSVSPTTKVKISGNLDSTRKNETQIINITDPSFTSTIDVTKKTISLSGNVLNDPSVLNLSKSDTLVVRIEDGTGKFSEANAQVNDDGSWQINDYPITYMDTDSITTKTTLTTTQEVPNTQKLSTEIFTPNGKQILSVNFTKHIPQTKDTTTWDAIATITDKDGNVVDTQNGTLVFDSHAQLLSNTLQNVGGVALEFGSDTGTDVYNGLRSSATKADTQAKVDGYDEGILKSYELDSSSTIVAYMSNGNTFDVAKLALYHFQNDQGLSKIGDNLFTKTPNSGEPFFYKDKNGDVVYGAVVASRKLEMSNVDLGTALTEVIVTQKAYDASAKSITTSDEMLQTAIQMKK; from the coding sequence ATGATAAGAGGTTTTTATAATGGAGTTTCGGGCATAAAAACCCAAAGCTTTGGTATGGACGTTTGGGCAAACAATATCTCAAATATAAATAATGCTGGTTTTAGAGCCTCTACGCCTGAATTTAAAAGCATTTTTTATCAAAGTATGGTCTCAGCTGGAAACAATCCAACAACCGATCAAGTGGGGCTTGGCTCTGTAAAACAGACGACTGCGTTAAAGATGACTGACGGAAGCTATCAAAATACGGATAATAAATTTGACTTTGCCATACACGGAGACGGCTTTTTTGGCGTGAAGGATCGCTATGGACAGACATATTATACAAGGGCTGGAAATTTTGATGTTGATTCGGCTGGAAATTTGGTCGATATGTCAGGAAATTTTGTCCAAGGCACGATAAAGCCAATCACTCCTACAACGCCAAGTGATAGAGCATTGTCGCTTTATGGCAAAACCAGTAGTGGCACGTCACAGGCTTATACTATAAACGATTTAAGCCCACTAAAGCTAGGCAGTGAGAGCTCACAGCAAAATATAGTTTTACCAAATTTCTTATATCAAAGCGTCAGTCCAACCACAAAGGTAAAAATCAGTGGAAATTTAGACTCAACTAGAAAAAATGAAACTCAAATAATAAACATAACAGATCCTAGCTTTACAAGCACGATAGACGTTACAAAAAAGACGATCTCACTTAGCGGAAATGTTTTAAATGATCCAAGCGTTTTAAATTTAAGCAAGAGTGATACTTTGGTAGTTAGAATCGAAGACGGCACTGGAAAATTTAGCGAAGCAAACGCACAGGTAAATGATGACGGAAGTTGGCAGATAAATGACTATCCTATAACCTATATGGATACTGATTCTATCACAACCAAAACCACTCTAACCACAACTCAAGAGGTGCCAAACACCCAAAAGCTATCAACTGAAATTTTTACCCCAAATGGCAAACAGATACTAAGCGTAAATTTCACAAAACATATCCCACAAACAAAGGATACAACGACTTGGGACGCTATAGCTACGATAACTGACAAGGATGGAAATGTCGTTGATACTCAAAATGGAACTTTGGTTTTTGACTCTCACGCGCAACTGCTTAGCAACACACTGCAAAACGTAGGTGGCGTAGCACTTGAATTTGGCTCAGATACAGGAACAGACGTTTATAATGGACTTAGAAGCTCTGCTACAAAAGCCGATACACAGGCAAAAGTAGATGGATATGATGAGGGGATACTAAAAAGCTACGAGCTAGACTCATCATCAACCATTGTCGCTTATATGTCAAATGGAAATACCTTTGATGTCGCAAAACTAGCACTCTACCACTTTCAAAATGATCAAGGCTTATCAAAAATCGGAGATAATCTTTTTACAAAAACCCCAAATTCTGGTGAACCATTTTTTTATAAAGATAAAAATGGCGATGTCGTTTATGGTGCTGTCGTGGCTTCTAGAAAGCTTGAGATGAGCAACGTCGATTTAGGCACTGCATTAACCGAAGTCATCGTCACACAAAAGGCTTATGACGCTAGTGCAAAGTCTATAACTACAAGCGATGAAATGCTACAAACTGCTATTCAAATGAAAAAATAG
- a CDS encoding flagellar basal body rod modification protein — protein MASVSDTTQKFTADKIADQKAAAKASRAQGTNPNAELDKDAFMKLLLTELQYQDPTNPMDTEKMLTQTSQLATLEMQGNTNSAMKELVSQLKSNSSMYALSSLGKMANIGDSVNLSEENKEIEIPLYFPNSAVRGVVEIKDSTSKVVRTIGLENMPAGVQKLKWDGLKNDGTRANAASYTVGVRYIDNSGASHTTAYGNYPVEAVKFVDGKAQVKIAGEYKPVDNIKEFYDTPAKQAYVQTPTPKEAPSAPVVPSTKPSSSEDAYSDAAEAEYNRLLNRG, from the coding sequence ATGGCAAGTGTTTCAGATACTACTCAAAAATTTACAGCCGATAAGATAGCCGATCAAAAGGCGGCGGCAAAAGCCTCAAGGGCGCAAGGCACAAACCCAAACGCAGAGCTTGATAAAGACGCGTTTATGAAGCTTTTACTAACCGAGCTTCAGTATCAAGACCCAACAAATCCTATGGATACTGAAAAAATGCTAACTCAAACAAGTCAGTTAGCAACTCTTGAAATGCAAGGGAACACAAACTCAGCTATGAAAGAGCTAGTAAGTCAACTAAAGTCAAACTCAAGTATGTACGCACTCTCATCACTTGGTAAGATGGCAAATATTGGCGACAGCGTGAATCTTAGTGAAGAAAACAAAGAGATAGAAATACCGTTATATTTTCCAAATAGTGCAGTAAGAGGCGTAGTGGAGATAAAAGACAGCACTTCAAAAGTTGTAAGAACTATAGGCTTAGAAAATATGCCAGCTGGTGTTCAAAAGCTAAAGTGGGATGGTCTAAAAAATGATGGTACAAGAGCAAATGCAGCAAGCTACACTGTAGGTGTAAGATACATAGATAATAGCGGTGCTTCTCATACTACAGCTTATGGAAACTATCCAGTTGAAGCTGTAAAATTTGTAGATGGAAAAGCACAAGTAAAGATAGCTGGAGAGTACAAACCGGTAGATAATATAAAAGAATTTTATGATACTCCTGCTAAACAGGCTTATGTACAAACTCCAACACCAAAAGAAGCACCATCGGCACCCGTAGTACCAAGTACAAAACCTTCAAGTAGTGAAGATGCCTACTCAGACGCAGCAGAAGCTGAGTATAATAGACTTTTAAATAGAGGATAA
- a CDS encoding flagellar hook-length control protein FliK encodes MQTFNKTNSAFEVLSSPAKKPSSGSKKENKDDFLNMVLNAAASRAKQSESISEKDVKQIAKSVSMQNENLAKTEQEAIAKVASDIATKLDDTTKNELYENANFMQLLQVLEILNGGEQISKYPNFSDKIANFLSNAQNVAELSEVKSVSELLDLAKKFDLGLEKITISETDAKNLNEMFKNLGKNEFFTPVLPPQPKLMSDFKKDIEQNLSQTDEPKTPKLNDLLKEVVAPTNITKNSEAKPQILAQPTPEVIKEIVKNETEQTMPLDDAKVDDADAMLKETTTQEIKQPKKVTLENLLYPERAKDSSEAMQTTNEGVSVESDLNSMVRDIAKNAQSQIQNRIVVKETLTNFSQNLAEQVANYKAPFTRVHIALNPLNLGEVEVTMINRGNNLHLNFNSNTNTMNLFLQNQAEFKNSLVNMGFTELEMNFSDQNQKQQEQGKRLYKNLSNSQSDSLDTEISATTLELVIPRYA; translated from the coding sequence ATGCAAACTTTTAATAAGACAAATAGCGCATTTGAAGTGCTTAGCTCACCTGCTAAAAAGCCGTCATCTGGCTCAAAAAAAGAGAATAAAGATGATTTTTTAAATATGGTATTAAACGCGGCTGCAAGTCGTGCTAAACAGAGCGAGAGCATAAGCGAAAAGGATGTTAAACAGATAGCAAAATCCGTAAGTATGCAAAATGAAAATTTGGCAAAAACGGAGCAAGAAGCAATCGCCAAAGTGGCTTCTGATATCGCTACAAAGCTTGATGATACAACTAAAAATGAGCTTTATGAAAATGCAAATTTTATGCAACTTTTGCAAGTGCTTGAAATTTTAAATGGTGGCGAACAGATAAGTAAATATCCAAATTTTAGCGATAAAATAGCAAATTTCTTAAGTAACGCACAAAACGTAGCAGAGCTTAGCGAGGTTAAGAGCGTTAGTGAGCTTTTAGATTTAGCTAAGAAATTTGACTTAGGCTTAGAAAAAATCACAATTAGCGAAACGGACGCCAAAAATTTAAACGAAATGTTTAAAAATTTGGGTAAAAATGAGTTTTTTACGCCAGTTTTACCGCCACAACCAAAGCTTATGAGTGATTTTAAAAAGGATATAGAGCAAAACTTAAGCCAAACAGATGAGCCTAAAACTCCAAAATTAAACGACCTTTTAAAAGAGGTAGTTGCGCCTACTAACATCACAAAAAATAGCGAGGCAAAACCGCAAATTTTAGCTCAACCAACGCCTGAAGTCATAAAAGAGATCGTAAAAAACGAGACCGAGCAAACTATGCCTTTAGATGACGCAAAGGTAGATGACGCCGACGCAATGCTAAAAGAAACTACAACCCAAGAGATAAAACAACCAAAAAAGGTCACGCTAGAAAATTTACTCTATCCAGAAAGGGCTAAAGATAGCAGCGAAGCAATGCAAACTACAAATGAGGGCGTTAGTGTTGAGAGTGATTTAAATTCTATGGTGAGAGATATTGCCAAAAACGCACAATCTCAAATACAAAACCGCATAGTTGTTAAAGAAACCTTAACAAACTTTTCACAGAATTTAGCCGAGCAGGTGGCAAACTATAAGGCTCCATTTACCAGAGTTCATATTGCGTTAAATCCGCTAAATTTAGGCGAAGTTGAAGTGACGATGATAAATCGTGGCAACAACCTACATCTAAATTTTAACTCAAATACAAACACTATGAACTTGTTTTTGCAAAACCAAGCCGAGTTTAAAAACAGCCTTGTAAATATGGGATTTACCGAGCTTGAGATGAACTTTTCAGATCAAAACCAAAAACAGCAAGAGCAGGGCAAAAGGCTATATAAAAATTTATCCAACTCTCAAAGTGACTCGCTAGATACTGAAATTTCAGCCACTACGCTAGAGCTGGTGATACCAAGATACGCATAA
- the typA gene encoding translational GTPase TypA: MENIRNIAVIAHVDHGKTTLVDELLKQSGTFNEHQSVGERVMDSNDIERERGITILSKNTAIRYKDTKINIIDTPGHADFGGEVERVLKMVDGVLLLVDAQEGVMPQTKFVVKKALSLGLRPIVVVNKIDKPAGDPERVINEIFDLFVALDASDEQLEFPVVYAAAKNGYAKLNLEDENVNLQPLFETILAHVPRPSGSDENPLQLQVFTLDYDNYVGKIGIARIFNGKISKNQNVTLAKADGSKTTGRISKLIGFMGLERADINEAGTGDIVAIAGFEALDVGDSVVDPNNPMPLDPLHIEEPTLSVVFSVNDGPLAGTEGKHVTSNKIDERLANEMKTNIAMRYENIGEGKFKVSGRGELQITILAENMRREGYEFLLGRPEVIVKEIDGVRCEPFELLVIDAPDDCTGTVIEKLGKRKAEMVSMNPTGDGQTRIEFEIPARGLIGFRSQFLTDTKGEGVMNHSFLEFRPLSGSVEHRTNGSLCSMENGVALAYSLFNLQDRGVLFIDPQTKVYVGMIIGEHSRPNDLDVNPIKGKNLTNVRASGSDDAIKLVPPRKLNLERALEWIEDDELVEVTPINIRVRKRYLDPTQRKRMSKQVG; encoded by the coding sequence TTGGAAAATATACGAAATATTGCCGTTATCGCACACGTTGATCACGGAAAGACTACATTAGTTGATGAGCTTTTAAAACAATCAGGCACATTTAACGAACACCAAAGTGTTGGCGAAAGAGTGATGGATAGCAATGACATTGAGCGTGAGCGTGGCATTACAATCCTTTCAAAAAATACGGCAATTCGCTACAAGGATACAAAGATAAACATTATTGACACGCCAGGACACGCCGATTTTGGTGGAGAGGTTGAGCGTGTACTTAAAATGGTTGATGGCGTTTTGCTACTTGTTGATGCACAAGAGGGCGTTATGCCTCAAACAAAATTCGTCGTAAAAAAGGCATTAAGTCTGGGACTTCGCCCTATCGTTGTCGTAAATAAGATTGATAAACCAGCAGGTGATCCAGAACGCGTGATAAATGAAATTTTTGACCTATTTGTCGCACTTGACGCAAGTGATGAACAGCTAGAATTCCCAGTCGTCTATGCAGCTGCCAAAAATGGCTACGCTAAGCTAAATTTAGAAGATGAAAATGTGAATTTACAGCCACTTTTTGAAACCATTTTAGCCCACGTCCCACGCCCAAGTGGTAGTGATGAAAATCCGCTTCAACTTCAAGTTTTCACGCTTGATTATGATAACTATGTCGGCAAAATCGGCATTGCTAGAATTTTTAACGGCAAAATTTCAAAAAATCAAAATGTAACCCTAGCCAAAGCTGATGGCTCAAAAACAACTGGTAGAATTTCAAAACTAATCGGCTTTATGGGACTTGAGCGTGCCGACATAAACGAGGCAGGCACTGGCGATATCGTGGCAATTGCTGGATTTGAGGCACTTGATGTTGGCGATAGCGTGGTAGATCCAAACAACCCTATGCCACTTGATCCGCTTCACATTGAAGAGCCGACTTTAAGCGTTGTATTTAGCGTAAATGACGGCCCACTAGCAGGAACTGAGGGCAAACACGTAACTTCAAATAAGATTGATGAACGCCTTGCAAACGAGATGAAGACAAATATAGCAATGCGTTATGAAAATATCGGCGAGGGCAAATTTAAAGTAAGTGGCCGTGGGGAGTTACAAATTACGATTCTGGCTGAAAATATGCGTAGAGAGGGTTATGAGTTTTTACTTGGACGACCTGAGGTTATCGTTAAAGAGATTGACGGCGTTAGATGTGAGCCTTTTGAACTTCTTGTCATTGACGCACCAGATGATTGCACCGGCACGGTTATTGAAAAACTTGGCAAGAGAAAGGCTGAGATGGTAAGCATGAATCCAACTGGCGACGGACAAACTAGGATTGAGTTTGAAATCCCTGCACGCGGACTTATCGGATTTAGAAGCCAGTTTTTAACCGACACAAAGGGCGAGGGCGTGATGAACCACAGCTTTTTAGAATTTCGCCCACTAAGCGGTAGCGTAGAGCACCGCACAAACGGCTCACTTTGCAGTATGGAAAACGGCGTTGCACTTGCTTACTCGCTATTTAACCTGCAAGATCGTGGCGTGCTGTTTATTGATCCGCAAACAAAGGTCTATGTAGGTATGATTATCGGAGAGCACAGCCGTCCAAACGACCTTGATGTAAATCCTATAAAAGGCAAAAACTTAACAAACGTCCGTGCTAGTGGAAGTGATGATGCTATTAAACTCGTGCCACCAAGAAAGCTAAATTTAGAAAGAGCGTTAGAGTGGATTGAAGACGATGAGCTTGTTGAGGTTACGCCTATAAATATTCGCGTTAGAAAACGCTATCTTGATCCGACGCAACGCAAGAGAATGTCAAAACAAGTCGGTTAA
- a CDS encoding DUF5131 family protein — protein sequence MQNFARSSWNPSIGCSKVSPGCLNCYAQNIATYLQKQGNATYKDGFLFKILPERLKIPLKTKKPTLFFVNSMSDIFHENMPFDFLNEILKIIAKTPNHQYQMLTKRPKIMAKYFKNHQIPKNLWLGVTIESEFFVSRLEILKNLDAFVRWISFEPLLSSVKGIDLSGISWACVGAESGARARKINPIWVREILSQCHKSGTSLYFHGWGDSGVICDEFDDFKEYPKIFTPKTSLFDF from the coding sequence ATGCAAAATTTCGCCCGCTCATCTTGGAACCCAAGCATTGGCTGTTCTAAGGTGAGCCCGGGCTGCCTAAACTGCTACGCCCAAAATATCGCAACTTATTTACAAAAACAAGGTAACGCCACTTATAAAGATGGCTTTTTGTTTAAAATTCTGCCCGAACGCCTAAAAATCCCGTTAAAAACTAAAAAACCAACGCTATTTTTTGTAAATTCTATGAGTGACATTTTTCACGAAAATATGCCCTTTGATTTTTTAAATGAAATTTTAAAAATCATCGCTAAAACCCCAAATCATCAATATCAAATGCTAACAAAACGCCCAAAAATAATGGCTAAATATTTTAAAAACCACCAAATTCCAAAGAATTTATGGCTTGGCGTTACGATTGAGAGTGAGTTTTTTGTTAGTAGGCTTGAAATACTTAAAAATTTAGACGCATTTGTTAGGTGGATTTCGTTTGAACCGCTACTTTCTAGCGTTAAAGGCATTGATTTAAGTGGTATTAGCTGGGCTTGTGTTGGCGCTGAGAGTGGTGCTAGAGCTAGAAAAATTAATCCAATTTGGGTGCGTGAAATTTTAAGCCAGTGCCATAAAAGTGGTACGTCGCTTTATTTTCACGGCTGGGGCGATAGTGGTGTAATTTGCGATGAATTTGACGATTTTAAAGAGTATCCAAAAATTTTCACGCCAAAAACCTCGCTTTTTGATTTTTAG